From Mya arenaria isolate MELC-2E11 chromosome 1, ASM2691426v1, a single genomic window includes:
- the LOC128213603 gene encoding uncharacterized protein LOC128213603 encodes MKALTLLCACALVNSWPCPELNDYSCQLFEFSLPEVTRTEFKKSIATGEWLSIYTMEIGELAPFGKTTNKWSKNRSKWRRATISFNQTSKKCDTFLFDYDLTINNCGSGWAELRQVDGHRVEQFYSQDVNSYFWWFICLTPETDNGCELGFFDLQIRDDRQGIAGEINLNGIPWDKVSADLKLLRTKTFDVSSVRYAWLGPECSFP; translated from the exons ATGAAAGCTCTTACTTTGCTTTGCGCGTGTGCCCTGGTCAATTCCTGGCCTTGTCCTGAGCTGAACGATTATTCCTGCCAACTCTTTGAGTTTTCTTTGCCGGAGGTAACTAGGACGGAGTTTAAAAAATCG ATTGCGACAGGAGAATGGCTGAGTATCTACACCATGGAGATAGGAGAGTTAGCGCCTTTCGGGAAAACCACCAACAAATGGTCCAAAAATAGAAGTAAATGGCGTCGTGCCACCATCTCTTT TAATCAGACAAGTAAGAAATGTGACACGTTCTTGTTTGACTACGATCTGACCATCAACAATTGCGGAAGCGGATGGGCGGAGCTACGTCAAG TGGACGGTCACCGCGTGGAGCAGTTCTACAGTCAGGATGTGAATAGCTACTTCTGGTGGTTTATCTGCCTTACTCCCGAGACCGACAACGGCTGTGAATTGGGCTTCTTTGATCTTCAGATAAGGGACGACCGTcaag GAATTGCTGGTGAGATCAACCTGAACGGAATTCCGTGGGATAAAGTCTCCGCTGACCTGAAACTTCTGAGGACGAAGACATTTGATGTCTCTTCGGTCAGATACGCATGGCTAGGACCGG